In Prosthecobacter dejongeii, the DNA window CTAGAAGTAGCAGGCCCCTTCTTTGATACCATGCTCGCTCATTCATTGATCGAGCCTGATCAGCGCCACGGCATGGATTACCTAGCCGAGTCCATGCTAGGCTACACCCCAGTGCCCATCACGGCTCTCATCGGCACTGAGAAAAATGATCTCTTTAGCCAAGCCACCATGGCAGATGTCGCCGAGGCAGATCCACAAAAGATCACTGACTATGCCGCGGAAGATGCGGATGTGACCTGGCAACTCGCTGAAAAACTGCGTGCACTGCTGCCCCAGCATGGAGCCGAGCGGGTGTTTTATGAAATCGAATGCCCGCTATTGCCCGTGCTCACTCGCATGGAAAATCGCGGAGTCGCCATTGATGTGCAGGCCCTGCGGGAATTTGGCCTGGAACTGGAAAAGCGGGCCAATGACATGCACCATCGCATTCAGGAAATGGCGGGAGGCCCCTTCAATCTCAACAGCCCCAAACAGCTCGGCGAGATCCTTTTTGAAAAACTCAAACTGACCGACAAACCGAAGAAGACCGCCACGGGTCAATACCAGACAAACGAGCAAGTATTGCAATCCTTGTTAGGACTGCACCCCATCATTGCGGATATTTTGGAATACCGCGAAGTGACCAAACTGAAGAACACCTATGTGGATACCCTCCCGGGCACGGTTTCTAAAGTGACCGGGCGTGTACACACCACCTTTCATCAGCTCATGGCCGCCACCGGACGCATGGCCTCCAGCAATCCGAACCTGCAAAATATCCCCATCCGCTCCGATTCGGGCAAGGAGATCCGCAAGGCCTTTGTCCCTGGCCAGGAAGGCTGGGTGCTGCTGAGCGCCGACTACAGTCAGGTGGAGTTGCGCGTGATGGCCGCCCTCAGTGAAGATGCCGCGATGATCGAGGCCTTCCAAAACGGTCACGACATTCATCAAGCTACTGCGGCGCGCGTGTACGGCGTCACCCTGGATGGCGTGCTGCCTGAAATGCGCCGTACGGCAAAGATGGTCAACTTTGGCATCATCTATGGCATCAGCGCCTTTGGTTTATCCCAGCGCCTCGGCATCCCTCGGGGTGAGGCCGCCACCATCATCGAGAACTATTTCAAGCAGTTCCCGGGCATCCACCAATACATGGAGCAGATCGTTAAAGACGCGAAACGTTACGGTTATGTGGAGACGATCACAGGCCGCCGTCGCATCATTCGTGATATCGCCAGTGGCAACGCCAGTGTCCGTGGTGGGGCTGAGCGCATGGCCATGAACACACCGATCCAAGGCACTGCCGCAGACATGATCAAACTCGCGATGATCAACGTGGACAAAGCCCTGGAAAAAGCCGGACTGAAAACCCGCATGCTGCTCCAGGTGCACGATGAACTCCTCTTTGAAGTCCCCGAAGCAGAGGTGGAACAAGCCAAGTCCCTCATCCTCAAAGAAATGAGCCATGCCCTTACCCTGGGAGATGTCCCCGTCGGTGTGGAGGCAGGCACTGGCCAAAACTGGCTGCAAGCTCATTGACCTAATGCAACTTTAACCGCCATCCATTCGTTGACGCCACAGACTCATGCTTACCCGCCTGTTCATCATTGGCCTCACGCTCGCAGCATCCACCGCCTGTGCTTGCACTATTCCGGTGTTTCGTTATGCGTTGGACCGCTGGGAGGCGGATAAGTTTCATCTCGTTTTACCGCCTTCGGTTACCCAAGATGCCAGCGTCAGTGATCTGCTGCGCCCACTCAGAGCCAACGGGAAAGCCAACCTAGACATCACCACCGCTGCCACAGCCACCACCGCAGAGCTCAAATACTCCCGTGAAAGTGACCGCCCAGTTTGGGCCGGCCAGCTCGATTCAGCGAGTCTCGCCACTCTTCTGGACTCCCCTGCCCGCCAGCAACTGCTAAAGCAGATCCTCGCGGGAGATTCCGTGATCTGGGTCATCGTTCAGGGCAGAAGCGAGGCTGATAAGACCGAGGCTGACCGCATCGAAAAACGTCTTCGCTTCTTGGAACAAGTCGCTGCTCTGCCGGTCCAAAACCCCAATGATCCTGATAGCCAGCTGGGCCCAGGCCCCCCACTGCTGCTAAAATTCACCACGCTGCGTCTCCAACGAGATGACCCAGCCGAGCAGACACTCATTCAAATGTTGGCAGGTCCCCAGGGAAAGGTAGATCCAGCCTCCACCAGCTTTGCCGCCGCCGTTTTTGGTCGGGGGCGTGTCCTTGGGGCCTGGCCTCTGGTTGATCTAGATGATGCCTCGCTGGAAGATGCCTGCATGTTCCTCGTGGGCCGCTGCTCATGCCGAATGAAAAACGAAAATCCAGGCTGGGACATCCTCATGAATGTGGATTGGGAAA includes these proteins:
- the polA gene encoding DNA polymerase I — protein: MSKRLFLLDGMALLYRAHFAFIKNPIRTSDGLNTSALYGFTNTLLDIIKSWQPTHLAVVLDTSAPTPRHEIFPEYKAQREEMPEDLSLAIPQIHRLCAAMNVPLLTRDGYEADDIIGILAKRSEGKDFETYMVTPDKDFGQLVSDSVKIYKPGRQGSDVEILGVAEVCARWGIERPEQVVDILALMGDAVDNIPGIPGFGEKTATSLIQQYGSLENLIANAGKLKGKQKEKVEQNVEKAILSKQLATIMHDAPLEVELDSLGVKSHDDEALKALFTEFEFNSLGKRLFGDEFKAGRGRQLAKDTPSTATAASDLFSMEETTQQTSHNLRTLADTEHKYHLIRTPEERRDFISQLQAQPRFCFDLETTSLDPRDTQIVGIAFSWQANEGWFVLFPRDPAEAASVLEEFRGIFTYTAPALEVTDAPWDGGDTTTTAQPAPESGVEKIGHNLKFDLSVMLAHGLEVAGPFFDTMLAHSLIEPDQRHGMDYLAESMLGYTPVPITALIGTEKNDLFSQATMADVAEADPQKITDYAAEDADVTWQLAEKLRALLPQHGAERVFYEIECPLLPVLTRMENRGVAIDVQALREFGLELEKRANDMHHRIQEMAGGPFNLNSPKQLGEILFEKLKLTDKPKKTATGQYQTNEQVLQSLLGLHPIIADILEYREVTKLKNTYVDTLPGTVSKVTGRVHTTFHQLMAATGRMASSNPNLQNIPIRSDSGKEIRKAFVPGQEGWVLLSADYSQVELRVMAALSEDAAMIEAFQNGHDIHQATAARVYGVTLDGVLPEMRRTAKMVNFGIIYGISAFGLSQRLGIPRGEAATIIENYFKQFPGIHQYMEQIVKDAKRYGYVETITGRRRIIRDIASGNASVRGGAERMAMNTPIQGTAADMIKLAMINVDKALEKAGLKTRMLLQVHDELLFEVPEAEVEQAKSLILKEMSHALTLGDVPVGVEAGTGQNWLQAH